TTTAGGCACAATTGCCATgtttacaaactccaaagatcgaaATGACCATTCTACTGACTTATCATTAGTCTCCACGTACGGCATCTCATTGGATACAGCTACTATTATATCCTCTTCGGCGTTGATTGTCACTACCCGACCTTCTGACACTAACTTCAGcttctgatgtaatgatgacggTACTTCCcccgccgaatgtatccatggtcttcctattaaacaattgtaggaaggtttgatatccatcacaacaaaatctacctcataaactgttgggccaatcggtaggggtatctcaattcttcccatgacttTTCTTTCTATACCGTCAAACGCCCTCaccatattttggcatgttttcatgTGCAAACCGTCTATGGGAAGCCTGTTAAGTGTGAATAATGGCAACACGttcaaagctgatccattgtcaatcaacaCTCCTGGCAAAATGTGCCCCTTGCATCGTGTAGTGATATGCAAAGCCTTAGTAGATCCCATGCCCCCAagaggtatttcatcatcattgaagaatatgaaattatcagcactgatattattgaccaaccgatctaaCTTGCCGACAGAAATATCATTGGCCACATAGGTCTCATTTAGCATCATCATCAACACTCTTCGGTGTACTTCTGAATTCAAGAGCAAGGTTAGTACGGATATGCGAGCCGAttgtttatgcaactgttcGACAACATTATACTCGCTGTGCTTCAAGAATTTAAGGAATTCCATggcttcttcctccttcaccGGCTCGTTGATGAACAACACTGGCTTAGCTATTTTCCCCTCTTGTTCCACATGTTCTAAATCGGCACTCACATCCTGGTCCTTTGTAGTCTCCATTCCAGGGATAGTTGTATTGCACTCATAGTTCCACGGAACCTTCCTACTATCTTGGTAAGGAAAGGTTGCaagtttctttattatgatcctTGGCATTACTGACGCTCTCGCTTCATCATTCTTTGGTCACAAGATGATGACCACAGGCTGCACTACTCTTGGAATCTTCGCGGATTCGGATGTACATATACTCCCTTCCTCTTtaatttcttcataaaattccatttccttgttatccatcaggccttgaaccaaggctctgaattctgtacattcttgaatttcatgtccttcctcatgatggaactcacagtaatttttcatcctttcaaaacTTCTCTTTGAATCCATAACAAACAACCCTCTTTTTACCATCTTCTTCCAGATCCATCTCAAAGGAATCTTAACTTTTGCGATATCTTCTTTGATTTCCCTTCCCATGTTACCtcctatcatgttcactccatTTTCATTGTGATTAGGTAATGGATTCTCTGTACTGGACGAATCATCCACTTTAACGACACCCATGCTTATGAGTCTTTCTACCAGCTTCTTGAACACcgtacaatgttctatagaatgccccacGATTCCTGCGTGACAATCGCATTGTGCAtttgcatcataccacttggggtatTGAGGCTGCAGAGGTTTCAGGTGGTAAGGGAAAaccacgtgtgcattgaatagGTTCTGATATAATTCTCTATACGACATCGAAATCAGCGTATTTTGAAGCTTCTCCGTATTTTGCCTTGTGTCGGATCCTCGTTTTGATGATCCTTGTTGGTTAACAGCCACTTTCATTCTTCTTTGAATATGAACTCGTGTTGTTGACCTCATTTTCCCTCTTCTTCGAGGCCGAccttctgctactttctccaGCATCTATCTTCCCATTTCtaatagcattttctatcatttcgccattcataactatgtcagaaaagcttttagtagcacttcctagcatatgtgaaataaatggggccttcaatgtattaaagaaaagcatcgtcatctctctttctagaagagatggctgaaccTAGACGGCAatctccctccatctctgtgtgtattgcctaaaactttcaccgggtttcttttccatgttctgcagagtgatcctatcaggtaccatgtcagtcacatggttgtactgctttatgaacgcctgtgctagatctctccatgaattaatctgggtacggttcaatcgattgtaccacttggatgctgcccctgtgaggctatcctggaagcaatgtatcagGAGTTGGTGCTTATTGACATAACCAGTCATTCGTCTgcaaaacatggtaatatgagcttcggggctactagttcctttgtacttctcaaactctggcattttgaatttgtaagggagtactaaatccggaaccaggctcaattctttagcatccatcccatagtagccttccgcacattccatcgctctaaatttctcttccagccatttgtacttttcctctagctgttttggcaattcatcattcattttctccttccCAGCCCAGCCGTTTCATTTAAGTCAGGGATAGCAGGATTGACAAGGTTGGCTCCgaggttagagcctgatcctgTCTGAAGATTCATTAACGTTGCAGTGTCGCCCTAAAATTACTGAGGATTAATGGTAACGGAGGACCTACgcgggtatatctcaacttgCTGGAAGGTAAAGTCTGGAGGATAAAcaggtccctcattgtctccttcttcaacattgagAACAaagccttttcctttatcagttcccttgttgaaccattgagttaactgagccatcatactcccttgagattccatcattttgtctatcattttttgctgctcattcttttgcttttgaagctactcctgcatttccttttgggactgttctagcctttccatcctttgatccatgtccttagtttttgatcgagtaccgtagcggtgtttagtatgctggttggtttccagattaactgaggagtaatttaaattaattagaatctttaatatttttaaatgcatataatTATGCAATGCATGACTGCAAAAAAAGGcgttaattttgattcaattccatttaagaaaactttactagaaagcaaatttctttacataaagtgaattacaaataaagctTTGCCCTATTGCTCAGCAttctaatcttcctaagtaacacagctaactcttgcccccgatctgattctaattcatacttcacactcagcatgTCTGCTTGTACTGCCAAAGCTTGTacatgatcagctacttctcggaTCTGGACTACAGCTTCCTCCATAATATGATCTCTGCTCCTAACTTGGTTCTGAAAGTAGTGTAGCTGTTCCTTATTACGATTTTCATTCGCTTCCAAGTGCTTGATccggttttcaaaattttgcaaagTCGTTTCTAGCTCTTTGATTCTTTGCTTCATTTCCTCGATCTTGCTCAAGCTTTCTTTCAACTCTATTTCAGAATTTCGATTTCGATACTGACGAAGAGATCCTTCCAACACgatcaccctatcctttaacttgcccttttccttttggctttctgacaaactcttttctaaagcctcgttTCGCCTCTGCATTTCTTGGAATTTCTGTTCCCATCTATCGGCTCTGTccttttcttctcaaatttttgCTCGCCACTGCTCTGACGTTTTTCCCAACCCGgcagttctcattgacagaCGTAACTTTTTTTAATCTGTCTTCAGACTACCCAGCTCCTCTCAgccttatttttctctttccttaatTTCTCAGTTTCAAGCTTCTGAACGTCTATGTCCAATCTCAAGCCCGtcttttcttcctccatttACTCTATATTCTTTTCTAAATCCGcatttcttctctcaaaatctcgtcttatgatttccaactcaaAAGGAATAACTCGCAAATACTCTTCTATTGGCTGGCGACCTTCTTGATTTACCTTAGGTATATTGTCGTTGATTCTCTTAccccaccattcattatactcaggagttgtcatcggacccacagctaaccccttcattcggcgagtctgTTTCCACGCGCTGgacatctcttgaatcttctttctagaaCCATCATCTTTgtacgaaaattcacaatcagctatcccttgggtcgcaggtataaattgTTTTGACCTATACTGTCTCAGCACCAACAACGGGGCATATCCAatagctccccaaatcccaagtagtggaacccaatcgaaattaccacacctatacaggatctcatctggaagtaaCCAAGGAGCTATCCAGCCAACATCTTCCACCTGAAGACtttgaagaattgccatccacttcTCCTCTGAATGTCGTCCCTCCTCGGCGTagctactatctcctttagtggtgaataattttcagagaaaacccgatacgaaaccttatccaccctccaaaagtgactgtgaaaccatacAAGTAGAAGTCatgcacatccaataaatcgCCTCACTGTTTTTCTAATGCACTCAATGACTGAAGGTTTCGCCAAAATTGCGAATCGTGTAACCTTCTTGTCAAGTCGGTCAAATAAATCGGTGACTGCTTCATCCACATGCCCCAAGGCCTTggggaagacaaccaagccatatatacttaaagcaaagacatctaaCCTCTTTCTCACATCTGGATGTgttagaattgcatctttcaaactTCTCCAAGGAACGCATTTACTATCCCCTTTTTGCTTAATCCGTGcagcaacccactgctcactcatccctatTATACCtatcagcttctttgaaaaggttggcacatttaccgctcTTGAGTAGACCctgtccacttgaaactttgaacatcagagtaaagccacatattcttttatcgtaggcaccaaatcgacATTCCCAAACGTGAAgcaactgtaagcaggattccaaaattGGGCGAGGGTTCgaaacaaatgcttgtctaccttcacatcaagcaaaaaagcaaatccccataattatcataaaataactgtctaacctcattattccactgatcccagatttccttcaactcctgcaaattgttttgagttacactgatgcgagtaaaatcccataattcCCATGCATACCCATCGGCTaggctatcacccttttcttgctgcgtTGTTTCACACCAAGTTCGGACAGtcgcattgtcctccactttatcaagaaaccctttttccatgacaagctttctatctagcaattGAATTTGaactgacgccttttatgatgaaatgaaatgccatgtcatgcaaacaaaataaaacacaaaagtcagtatcaaatataagcatataatcaaggaagagtaaaacgtctattaggacatctactagggtttagtgtagttctacctaaggcaagctcctaaggctcattatatgcggtttggctctaaagtaaaggtacccaaaccagcagattccttgatcttcacccattataggctcatatagatcaagttcagttcagggggacacattttccctatgactatacggagatgaaaatctcacgaaggcataggtatcGATGTATCTCGAAAGCGATACACTATCCTATACGAAGgtaaaaacctcacgaaggaatagcttctcactcccacttaaagggtaaaattatctagtacatgta
This sequence is a window from Gossypium raimondii isolate GPD5lz chromosome 5, ASM2569854v1, whole genome shotgun sequence. Protein-coding genes within it:
- the LOC105767309 gene encoding uncharacterized protein LOC105767309, yielding MEEEKTGLRLDIDVQKLETEKLRKEKNKAERSWYRNRNSEIELKESLSKIEEMKQRIKELETTLQNFENRIKHLEANENRNKEQLHYFQNQVRSRDHIMEEAVVQIREVADHVQALAVQADMLSGTDKGKGFVLNVEEGDNEGPVYPPDFTFQQVEIYPRRSSVTINPQ